Below is a genomic region from Anas platyrhynchos isolate ZD024472 breed Pekin duck chromosome 4, IASCAAS_PekinDuck_T2T, whole genome shotgun sequence.
acaaacaaaaacaaaaacaaaaaaaacttacaaatattatatatggagtggtaattcgtgtcgagaaaatggttgatattaatcaAGAAGCTTTCCAGCTTCAttctggagctggaaagaagctcaagctgagagaagcagacccgcacacacaactgcccctcgctggtaagcagctgcaaTTTGTGGGGAATCATACATgtacgtccttagaaacaaagactgtcctggtaaccttgcAACTTATTCTCCtaattaacaatcggacagtttatgatcctgaaatatgggaccaaattgaggtcaaggtgtgggactctgctactaaaaatgacaaggttgcagaggaattgctcagcacctggcgagcaatctctgaggccttaaagagccctgtgggaccacagtcagaaatgtgtggtttgccagacagtgagggagctgcgggctcctttactgatccttctgctacgccatgggcccctctgctgctacagccatcaaaagcttttgctgttccaccccctgctgacctggacgtgccttttgacccaggcctattggccttgagaAGGAAATGGATacgcttttcttcgatctgggaagaacgacgggatacataaggcctgaagaccgagttgcttgacaacttaaagcgagacatattgttcaaaaggaatggaaaatggagactgttaagtcatggaacttaacggattgtttgttaccttttctgattgtacatatgtataggcatactcgggtttagtatgtaaagcaatgttctgtatatttagaaaattgatgtttgtgtgtgcgtgttggtggagcgtagactccccgcacacccagtgctgtttacttgcctttcataccttttagaaatatttcttttacaaacattacaaaattcagattgtgttgagacctcatttataacactttGGAGACTCAGGAGTTGGCCTCAGCGATcctcgtgggtcccttccagctcaggacgttctgtgattctatgacccCAGGGGAGAAGTGGTGAAAGGCGACAACCAGACCAAGATACGGTAGGTTTGCCAGGATGGATTTTGGTGCCGAAGTTTCCTCCTCAAGTCTACTTCAGCCATGAGCTAGGGACGGCCCTCTGTGTGGTAACAGGCCCtggtgctgaggtcacagtgtatCCCTCCTACATCCCTCTGCCGTGCGTGCCAGCTGTGgcccagttgcttgtggggccgGTAGGAGGAGGACCCAGAGAGAGCATTGTGTCTATCTGGGGACATCCTGCTGCgatggagaggctgagagccCTTAGCGGTGAGGGGCAGCGGGAGGGAGGTTGGGGGCTGAAGCAGGACCCTTCCCAGCAGGCTGCTCGGGGCTGCGTCTCCTGCGGAGATTTCTCTCCCAGCTGGCCAAGATCCTCGTCCCTaccagctccagccccctgcagccagcagcaccgaTGCCACCTGCTCcgttctttccttccttccaggtGTGGGCTGCTGGCCCAGACGTAGCCGTCGCCAGGGCAGAGACAGGGTGCCAGGGCCTGTCCCTGAAGCGGCCCCGACCTCTGCCAGTGTTGCGACTTTGCTAGAGCGCCTGCAAGACGAGGAGGTGAGCTGGGGGCTCCCCACCATGATGCagcggggggagcagggggagcctGTGCCTGGCGGCACCTCTGCCCTCCTGGTTTTCTCGTCCAGAAGCCCCGGCACAGGGCAGTGCCCAGCCTGGAGCTTCTCAAGGAGCAGTCCTTTGCCCGGGCCCCATCCCAAGGTCCCATGGCTGCCCAAGCCCAGAGGCCAGGGGCTTTGTGTCCCTATTGCagcttcccagccccagcagcacatcCCTAGGCTCTGCAGAGCGAGGGCGGGCAGCTGGCGGCATGCTGGCAAGAGGAGCAAAGCAAGTGCAACTGATCCCTATGGTGCTCTGTCCCCAGGGCGACAGAGCGCAGACGTACTGCGAGCTGGAGAGCGTCTTGTGGGGTGATGACAGCTGCCTGCAGTGCGGTGTCGTCAACCGGCTGCTAGCAGAGGTGTCCTGGGACCTGACAGCTGCCCAGGTGAGATGGTGCTCTTGGAAGGCGAGGGGAGCAGCCTGCCAGGCATTGGAGGGCAATGCGGAGCACACAGACAGGTTTTGCTGGCCTTGGGGCCCCACAGAGGCTCTTGAGCCAACCTGAGCCTCTTTTTCAGGGCGTGACGGAAGACACAAAGGTGGCTGCCAGTGACGTCCTGGTGGCTCTGGCCCGCTCCCACTTCAGCTTCGTGCTAGCCGAGCTCCTGGCCCAGCTGAAtgccccagggcagatctccaAGGAGTTCGTGCTCATCACTGTGGGCAAACTCCTCAGCACCAACGGTACGGTCCAGCACCGccatcctccctccctccctcccctcccgctttgggccaggctgggagagctgggataGAAAgggatccttcccctctccacGCAAGCCGCGCTGAGCTGGGGGGCACCGTGGCTGCAGCGCCTCCTCCCTCGCTGCCAGTGccggctgggggctctgaccgtgGCCACTCTCCGTTCTCTTCGCAGCCCTGCAGTGCATCCCCTTCATGCGCGTGGTGCTGTTGGGGCTGCGCACCGTGGTGGGCCAGTTAGGGAGCGGCCGGATCCTGCGTGCTGCCTGCGGTGGTGAGTGGaccctggggaagggcaggggcaggggcaggggcagggcagcccctggcaccTCGCTCTGGTCTCTGAGTGGGCATGGGGGGCCTGAGCCCAtggtgctgccagccctgggccaTCCCAAAGCGTTGGAAAGGGTGGGTGAAGGCTTCTGTGGGCTGGAGGTGAAGGTGCCCGGGTACTCCTGGGTCCCCTTCCTGGGCTTTCCTACCAGGTTCATGTGCCCTGATGGGCAAAATTTGGGGAAGGGACGGGCAGGGGAAGGCTGTAGAGGAAAATGCTGGAGCCCGTGAGGAGAAGGTGTCATGTGGAGGACAGAAACGGTGTGGTGTTGTCCTTGAGACACCTCGAGCACACAACTTGCCCTCGAACCTAGATCTGCTCCTGAGCTGAATGAACTGTGCTTCCAGCAGGCTGGCGGGGGGTGctgctcccttccctgctccaggctcctttttctcttctcttggtGCAGCTCTGGAGCAGTGGGCCAAAGTGGTCAACGTTTACATCTGCACCTGGAAAGGATGCTCCTTGCCTGCTCCGGAGAAGGAGCAGCTCTACGAAAGCCTTTCCCAGGTGTTCTGCTCTGTGCCAAGCACCTTGCTGGACTGCCCGGAGGAAGAGGTGAGAAGTGCTGCTTTCCCAGCTGGGGACGGCAGCAGGGATGTCCCCTGTGCCTGTGCCTCTGTCTGTGCCCAGCGGACTGGCTGCAAAAGGCCCCAGCCTGGCtctgtgcctggggctgggggctccctgtGGGGAAGCAGCTGAAGCCCAGGGCATTTGGGCAGGCAGGGCGGGGGGTGAGGGGTGGGGAAAACCTCTCTGCCCTGCCCCTCTGTGGGCAGGGCAGACCTTCAGCCTTTGATGCTGGGCCTCCCTGCTTCCTCTCCAGGACAAGCAAGCTGTCATCGGGGCCATGACTCCCTTGATGCGTGTCCTCCTGCACAAGGAGGAGCACCGGGAGCATGtctgggagcagctcctctggctcCTGCACCAGTACCGGACGGTCCAAGACGCCTCCAGGGTGACCAAGGTGAGGTGTGGCGCAGGGCCTGGCACGGCCGTGGGGTCTGTGCAAGTGGCACGAGGGCTCAGGGGCTGTTTGCACGGGGAGCTCTGTGGCTGTGCACAGTTGCTCCATTCGCAAGTGGCTTGACATGGCTTCGgccctttcttcctctcctgttcTCTTGCAGAGcctcctttctttcctggaggccctggAGCAAGTTCAGATCCCCGTCCCCAAGGGCAAGTGTCTTGCCATCAGCAGTGTCGTGTACAGCGAGGTAAGGGGAGCCTGCAGCCACACAGCCACAGCAATTCCCTCTTGGCTGAGTCTCGGGAGGACTCCAGAGCCCCGAGTCTTTGAATGCTGCTCGGCCTCGGCTCCTGGGTGGCTCCCGGGTGCTCCAGACCTGTGTGTGGGTCCCTGGGGACGCTGTGGGGTGGGCTGGGTTTTGGCTGGGGGTCCTCTTGCCACGAGTGCCCAGGGAGATGAGAGCTGGCAGCGCCGTTTCTTTTCGGGCCCTCTCAATGCTGCTGGGACTTTCTCCACCATGTTCCCACCTTGTTCCCACAGCTCACTGCTGACACCAAAGAGCACAGCCAGGACCAtaaggcagagctgagccagtgcaTCCTGCTGCAAGGTaaggagaggagctgtggcGATGCCCTGTGGTGTCCTGGCAGCTCTCTCCCAAAGCTCAGCAATGGGGGTAAGCTGCTTGCTAATGCAGGATGGGATTTCCTCCCCACAGCTCGCATCTGCCCAGAGGAGACGATCCTGTTCCTGGAGTCCCAGCTGGGCCACGAGAGGGAGGCTGTGCGCGTGGCAGCCCTGGGTCTGCTCGGTGCTCTGGCACGCTGTGACGGTCAGTACTGCGGGGTCAGGGCTTGGAGGGCTCTCTTCCGCCCTCTGGGCTGTGCCTCCACGCATGCCTCACTGGATCTCTTGCAGAGCCCGTGATGGCAGAGAAGCTGCCCCAGGTGGTGGAGGCTGTCAAGAGTGTGTGCAGGGACCCCAGCATCCGGGTGAGCTGCTTTGGGAAGGGACTGTGCcgtcggggtcggggtcggggtgGGAGAGCAACCTTTTCCCtcagggcagaggcagagcctgGCAAGGCTGAACTAGAAGGGCTCGGACCTAACCAGCCATTTCCCTGCTCCTTCGTGTTTACCGGAGGGAGGGCTGACAGCCAGAGGTGATGCCGCTGCCAGCATGGGCaggtccccgtgtccctgtgcTAAGCACACTTGACCCCTGGCAGGTGAGGAGGGCAGTTCTGCACTTCATCAGGGAGCTGCTCAGTGCCAAtgcccagagctgctcagcGTGGGACGTTGTGGGCTACATCTTCAGCGAGTTCAGCCGGAGCTCGAGCAGAAGGGTAAGGACAGCGTGCAACATCTTCCCTGGGGAGAtctgctgccaggaggctggCATGGGAGCCTGCTGGGGCCACGCCTGAGCCTTCTGGGGCAGGAACTGAGAGCAAGCGGGGCGGGGGGTTCCCAATGTTGTCTTGCAGGCTGCGGGACTCCTGTCTGCCCAGGAAGCCCAGGAAGAAGGAGCTCTCCAAGGGCTGTGCATGGACGTCCTGGGGTCCCTGGACATCTCTGTGAGAGGGATGGCCAAAGTAAGTcctcctctgtcctgctgctgctcctctcctcccctctccttcagGCCATTTGTTCCTAGCCCCCTTTGCACACCTGAAAGCTCTGCCCCAGCATGCTCTGAAGTGCTCAGGGAGATGCACACCATCCTCCCCATCTCTGAGCTGAGGCAGAAATGCTGACGGGCTGAATTGTCTCATTGCCTACAGCTCCTGTGGCCGAGGCTGCTGATCTATGTGATGCCAGCCAAGTACACGGGCATGCTGATCCCCCTCTCGTGCTGTCTCCACGCCCTGGCTGAGAGAAATGAGCTGACAGCAGGGCACGAGCATCACGAACTGGATCCCGATGTCCTCAACGCCCTGTTGCAAGGTAGGAGTAGCAACTCCCCCAAGGAGCTCTGCTGACCTCGGGGTCTGCGTCCTGCAGGGACGGCAGCGTGGCAGGGCACGGTGTGGCTCGGCATCTCACCcagcatttctttctccccGCAGACATGACGCTGACTCCGCACAACTTGCTGGCTCGCCTGCTGGTGGTGGCGGGGTCTCCTTTTGTGGGCAGTGAACTccaagctgctgccttgctggtGATGCAGAGCCTCCACAGCAGGATCCACGCAGCTGTGGGGGCCACGTGGAACACCGAGattcccctgctgctgcagtacCTCCAAGGTAaagtgctgctggggagggggagagggagggagggcatGGCAAGTCAGCTTCCCAGCATGGCTAAGGGGAATCCCCGCCTGGTGCCCAGTGCTTGTTCTGCTGCCGTTTCGTTTCTCTGCCCGGGAGCCAGCACTGAAGCTGGGGGGAGCGGTCCCACAGCGATCCATTCGTCCCGGCGCATGGATGGGGCCCTTCCCATCCCCTTGGACAGCGTGCTGGTCCTGGTGGCACCTccatggccctgctggggcGGTGCTTGTGGGgagggacggacggctgcctcTGGAGCAGGTGCAGCCACCAGCTTCCCTGGGCCAGGCCAGCtttgcagcagctcttctgttGTGGCTTGGCCCCAAGCAAGGTTTTTGTCTTCTTGCTAGGAGGAAAGGGGAACATCCCAGACGCTGCCGAGTGGGAGCGCCGTCTGCTTCAGGTACTGCAGCCCTGGGAGGCGTAGCATAGAGAGGTGGCAGGGGTGTTTCCCAGGCaccccactcctcctcctcctcctgcatctctctctctcccttctcccacGGGCCACAGCTCTCGTGGAAGGCCACTCTGGCGTGGCCGTGTGCCTTGGCACTGCCTCTTCCTGCTTGTCAAAGGCCAAGAAGCATTGGCTTCCTCTCCTGTTCTCTCCTGCAGTTCCTGAGGGCATCCCTGGAAACCATCGGGGACGACGCCTGGATCAAGCGCCTGAGCTGTGTGCTGAGCCAGCGGCTGGacagctctcccagcagctctggggagaaGGTCGGTTCCCTGCCCGGCTCTCCCCTGGCAGCGCAGCCACGGGGCCCCCGCCCAcgtgcggggctggggctggggctgcaggcggTGCTTGCCCATGAGGGCTGTCTGCGCTGCTTCCCCGGCCCTTGCCCCCCGCGGCCTTTCCCTCCTCTCGTGCTGAGCGGGGCTGGCGAAAGCCCATCCCTGCGTCCGGGCTCGGCTGCTCCCCGTGCGCTGGCCCCGTTGCAGCACGCCAGGCTGTTGCTGCATTTCGGGCTCGGCTTGTTCCCTTGCAGGCTTTCCTATACAAGGCTCTTGGGACGACGCTGGCAGCTTGTCAGGAACTCCCACACGTCCAAGAGAACCTGCTGCAGCATCTGACGAGAGCACAACCTGAGGAGCCATCTGAGGCCCAGGTGAGCTTCCCTGCTCTGTCCCCGGGCCCTGCTCCAGGCCTTTTCCAGCTCCTCATCGCTGCCCGCCACTGTGGCTGGCCATGACTGAACGGCTGGGCCCGTGCCGACTGTCCCTCGGTCTCTTGTTGCAGGGAATCATTTCTCTCGTCTGCCAAGCCGCCGACAGCCACTTCGGCCTGGTCTTGGAGACTTTAACAACATTTGCTGCCACCTCGTGCAGTGGCCGGGGCTTGAGGGTTTCCAGACGCAGGAAGGTGAGGTGTTTGGGGTTTCCCTCCCTGGCTGTCTTCCACCTGCTTTTCATTGTGGGCTGTGGGGGGCCATGGGGCGGACGTCTCACAGCATCTCTTGCAACGCAGACGCCCCAGGCCAGCAGGAGAGCTGAGGCCACTTGCAGGGCTGTCATGCTCGCCCACAGCAGCATGGCACTGCGTGCCTCCAAGGAACAACTGCTCGCCCACGTGGAGGCAGACATCGCGGGCAAcatcctgctgctctccatctCCAGCAGCCAGGTGAGAGCTCGGGGCGTgcaggggcagggctgctgggtGCAATCCCAGCTCCAAGCCCTCCATGCTAGGGCATCCTGAAAGGGACCGTCTCTTTCCAAAGGTCCCCCGAGGAATGGTTTGTCCCAGCAGGAAGATCCATTCCCCTAGATTTCCCCCGCGTGCACATGTTCCTCTCGCAGCCCGTGGCCCTTCCTCCAGTTCCaagggttttcttcttctctcttggGCCCCAGAACTTGCAGACCAATCTTGCCGTGGCGCAGAGCATCCTTGAGGTCGGCTGTGCCGTCCAGGCTGTGGGGAACTTGGGCAGCTTCCATCCTGTCCTGAagcaaaagctgctgctgatcCTGCAGGTGAGTGCCCAGAGCCAGGGCTGTCTTGCAGGGGAGTTTGGGGCCATGCCAGGAGGCAGGAAGGTCTCCCTCAGCCGCATGGGAGCTCCTGAGCTCCTGGAGCCGTGTCCCCAGCTGGTGGGGGGGCCCTTGGGTGCTGGCAGGCAGTGGCCATGGCTGGGCAGCCGCTGGGGAGCTGCTCCATCCTGCAGTGCCCCTGTGGGAGCTCCTGAGTGCTGCAGCCAGTGTCTGGCAGGAGTGCCCGTCCCCGGGCAGGGTGCGAGAGCTCTCCTGTGCCCAATGCCCACTTGGCAACTTTCTCTTGCAGAACTTGATGAAGACGACTCTCTGGGACTTCCCGGCAGCGTCCCTGCACCTGAAGGTGATTCTGGCCCTGGAGCAGTGGAGGTAAGAGCGAGGAGCTGCGGGGGCTGTGAGGCGGGATGATGTTCCTCCTGTCGGGGAGCTCCCAAAGAGCAGAACTCCCTGCCACAGCCTAGGCTGGTTGTCGATGAGGACAAGCCCAGATGCTATGTGACCCTCTCTGGAGAGCGCTAGGAACTCCTCTTATATTTTTCCCTCgtcttgttttttccccttgccaGCAAGCTGGAGATCTTGTTCAGCAGCGAGGAAATTTTCAGCCTGCTGTCTGACTGCTGCCAGGCCATCCTGCCACTTCCCTCAGCGGCTGAGCAGATTGGGAAGATCAGGAACGCAgagcaggcagtgctgcagctccaggtaACTTgctgtcccttcccagcacaagctgtgtgctggcagcagccgtGATCCTGCATCTCCGTCCCTCTCCTCCGCTTTcagtccctgcacatggccacGAAGGCTCTGGGCCGGCTCATGGCAGTCCTGCTGAAGACAAAGCCAAGCCCTGTCGACTTTGTAGACATCGCCGGGGTGAGTATCCATGGGGTGCTGGAGGCCAAGAAGTGGGCCCTGCAGGGGGGAAAGCCAAGAGGCAGCCCCTGGCTGGCTGTAGCAGCgagctggctgcagggaaaagCTCCTGGGTGGGAGCAGGTGCGTCTGAAGAGAGTGGGGCAGTGCCGCAGGGCAGGCCCTCAGGGCAAGTgccaggaagggagggaaatggAGAGGGATGGCGGGAAGGGAAAGATGCCCCTTGGcagacagagctgctctgccccaggtGCTGTGGTTCTGGCTCTCCTCGGACAAGCCGTGGGTGTGCAAGAGGGCCCTGCAGGTCTGcgcccagctgctggaggactgcagAGATGGAGTGGCTTTTCAGGTGAGGAAGGATGCCCAGCGTGTGCTCCCAGCTGCAAGGGGGCCTGGcagggcagctctgcccagctgtGCACAGGCTGTGGGGTCCCCCAGCGAAGCGCTCTGGGGTGGCCCCTG
It encodes:
- the LOC113843636 gene encoding maestro heat-like repeat-containing protein family member 2B isoform X1, yielding MERLRALSGVGCWPRRSRRQGRDRVPGPVPEAAPTSASVATLLERLQDEEGDRAQTYCELESVLWGDDSCLQCGVVNRLLAEVSWDLTAAQGVTEDTKVAASDVLVALARSHFSFVLAELLAQLNAPGQISKEFVLITVGKLLSTNALQCIPFMRVVLLGLRTVVGQLGSGRILRAACGALEQWAKVVNVYICTWKGCSLPAPEKEQLYESLSQVFCSVPSTLLDCPEEEDKQAVIGAMTPLMRVLLHKEEHREHVWEQLLWLLHQYRTVQDASRVTKSLLSFLEALEQVQIPVPKGKCLAISSVVYSELTADTKEHSQDHKAELSQCILLQARICPEETILFLESQLGHEREAVRVAALGLLGALARCDEPVMAEKLPQVVEAVKSVCRDPSIRVRRAVLHFIRELLSANAQSCSAWDVVGYIFSEFSRSSSRRAAGLLSAQEAQEEGALQGLCMDVLGSLDISVRGMAKLLWPRLLIYVMPAKYTGMLIPLSCCLHALAERNELTAGHEHHELDPDVLNALLQDMTLTPHNLLARLLVVAGSPFVGSELQAAALLVMQSLHSRIHAAVGATWNTEIPLLLQYLQGGKGNIPDAAEWERRLLQFLRASLETIGDDAWIKRLSCVLSQRLDSSPSSSGEKAFLYKALGTTLAACQELPHVQENLLQHLTRAQPEEPSEAQGIISLVCQAADSHFGLVLETLTTFAATSCSGRGLRVSRRRKTPQASRRAEATCRAVMLAHSSMALRASKEQLLAHVEADIAGNILLLSISSSQNLQTNLAVAQSILEVGCAVQAVGNLGSFHPVLKQKLLLILQNLMKTTLWDFPAASLHLKVILALEQWSKLEILFSSEEIFSLLSDCCQAILPLPSAAEQIGKIRNAEQAVLQLQSLHMATKALGRLMAVLLKTKPSPVDFVDIAGVLWFWLSSDKPWVCKRALQVCAQLLEDCRDGVAFQTRGAYLPFGALAGLLGPLTYEPTSSSRQLAAACLSSLLHIQAKATNRLLETDDPASLCEGLSARSDASQQLRTSIRIAEVVCKNVPKKQAADFMNTIQEPFRRARGSRVCAAGHWMITFLETWGKDIGPDVRGILSTLHSCTESMLEPLFMYFVHHAVLILARHHERLTVNVILEKFVPLDRNTLELWRTLGRDSIGIGVLKRLARKLRRVGDDSSQPSSSSGRLHSHQPSAESLTVTHAISEMVSVQFKEGVQSLLPSLLPGLLLQLSKALGEEMLFAPLSPWRGHAEDQRQEGNVCRPFCETLMSVLSKCAEKNWLTLFWRQKMSALLESPRTYAEGMCLLTSVLLRAQLISQELIEIFSQWLHHPSANLQLTAMAFFAELMKEPPLEKRNVLKTLRVLAEKAQHRSSTIRQLAARALGNAAGSVPVEVRKHGRQVVQVLQQSLADTACPEVVAESMLALAELVRVLQAVNLGSAFEDIARATKMFFESEEEYLRYSALRLYSVLASSASSKRSFFAGEVAETWVSLFLHLRDPDFAVASMCKITFRLCVPFMGLRRPREIISLCKRLGAQELQDALCTYLARYAPPELERLRTVARRGCLEKGQRLHPSTFEILGESPHWNFPLPFLTREL
- the LOC113843636 gene encoding maestro heat-like repeat-containing protein family member 2B isoform X2; this translates as MERLRALSGVGCWPRRSRRQGRDRVPGPVPEAAPTSASVATLLERLQDEEGDRAQTYCELESVLWGDDSCLQCGVVNRLLAEVSWDLTAAQGVTEDTKVAASDVLVALARSHFSFVLAELLAQLNAPGQISKEFVLITVGKLLSTNALQCIPFMRVVLLGLRTVVGQLGSGRILRAACGALEQWAKVVNVYICTWKGCSLPAPEKEQLYESLSQVFCSVPSTLLDCPEEEDKQAVIGAMTPLMRVLLHKEEHREHVWEQLLWLLHQYRTVQDASRVTKSLLSFLEALEQVQIPVPKGKCLAISSVVYSELTADTKEHSQDHKAELSQCILLQARICPEETILFLESQLGHEREAVRVAALGLLGALARCDEPVMAEKLPQVVEAVKSVCRDPSIRVRRAVLHFIRELLSANAQSCSAWDVVGYIFSEFSRSSSRRAAGLLSAQEAQEEGALQGLCMDVLGSLDISVRGMAKLLWPRLLIYVMPAKYTGMLIPLSCCLHALAERNELTAGHEHHELDPDVLNALLQDMTLTPHNLLARLLVVAGSPFVGSELQAAALLVMQSLHSRIHAAVGATWNTEIPLLLQYLQGGKGNIPDAAEWERRLLQFLRASLETIGDDAWIKRLSCVLSQRLDSSPSSSGEKAFLYKALGTTLAACQELPHVQENLLQHLTRAQPEEPSEAQGIISLVCQAADSHFGLVLETLTTFAATSCSGRGLRVSRRRKTPQASRRAEATCRAVMLAHSSMALRASKEQLLAHVEADIAGNILLLSISSSQNLQTNLAVAQSILEVGCAVQAVGNLGSFHPVLKQKLLLILQNLMKTTLWDFPAASLHLKVILALEQWSKLEILFSSEEIFSLLSDCCQAILPLPSAAEQIGKIRNAEQAVLQLQSLHMATKALGRLMAVLLKTKPSPVDFVDIAGVLWFWLSSDKPWVCKRALQVCAQLLEDCRDGVAFQTRGAYLPFGALAGLLGPLTYEPTSSSRQLAAACLSSLLHIQAKATNRLLETDDPASLCEGLSARSDASQQLRTSIRIAEVVCKNVPKKQAADFMNTIQEPFRRARGSRVCAAGHWMITFLETWGKDIGPDVRGILSTLHSCTESMLEPLFMYFVHHAVLILARHHERLTVNVILEKFVPLDRNTLELWRTLGRDSIGIGVLKRLARKLRRVGDDSSQPSSSSGRLHSHQPSAESLTVTHAISEMVSVQFKEGVQSLLPSLLPGLLLQLSKALGEEMLFAPLSPWRGHAEDQRQEGNVCRPFCETLMSVLSKCAEKNWLTLFWRQKMSALLESPRTYAEGMCLLTSVLLRAQLISQELIEIFSQWLHHPSANLQLTAMAFFAELMKEPPLEKRNVLKTLRVLAEKAQHRSSTIRQLAARALGNAAGSVPVEVRKHGRQVVQVLQQSLADTACPEVVAESMLALAELVRVLQAVNLGSAFEDIARATKMFFESEEEYLRYSALRLYSVLASSASSKRSFFAGEVAETWVSLFLHLRDPDFAVASMCKITFRLCVPFMGLRRPREIISLCKRLGAQELQDALCTYLARYAPPELERLRTVARRGCLEKGQRLHPSTFEILGPEQH